A genome region from Salvelinus alpinus chromosome 26, SLU_Salpinus.1, whole genome shotgun sequence includes the following:
- the LOC139555282 gene encoding syntaxin-12-like isoform X2 produces MSSGKAGRYLTQPRDSNTLIQTCSSNIQKITQNTAQIKSMVNQLGTGQDTSELRDSLQQIQHFTNLLAKETNKHLKDLGSVSPFSAPSEQRQQKIQKDRLMNDFSAALNNFQAIQRQAAQKEKESVARARAGSRLSAEDGASEEQLVSFDNQDDWGQTTTQTTEEAITEEDLVLIKERETNIRQLESDILDVNQIFKDLAVMIHDQGEVIDSIEANVESAEVHVDRGTEQLQRAAYFQLNCHQPTHPSALSLTSAKVP; encoded by the exons ATGTCTTCTGGTAAAGCAGGCCGCTATCTCACCCAGCCACGAGACTCCAATACCCTCATCCAGACATGCAGCTCCAACATCCAGAAGATCACACAGAACA CTGCCCAGATAAAGAGCATGGTGAATCAGCTGGGGACGGGACAAGACACCAGCGAACTGAGGGACAGTCT GCAGCAGATACAGCACTTTACCAACCTGCTGGCCAAGGAGACCAACAAGCACCTGAAAGACCTGGGCTCCGTCTCACCATTTTCAGCACCGTCAGAGCAG AGGCAACAGAAGATCCAGAAGGACCGACTGATGAATGATTTCTCCGCTGCCCTCAACAACTTCCAGGCCATCCAGCGCCAGGCAGCACAGAAGGAGAAGGAGTCTGTGGCCAGAGCCCGAGCTGGTTCCCGTCTCTCA GCTGAAGATGGTGCCTCTGAGGAACAGCTTGTGTCTTTTGATAA CCAAGATGATTGGGGTCAGACAACCACACAGACGACAGAGGAGGCCATAACAGAAGAGGACTTGGTGCTtatcaaggagagagagactaacATCAGACAGCTAGAA TCGGACATCTTGGATGTGAACCAGATCTTCAAGGACCTGGCAGTGATGATTCATGATCAGGGAGAGGTGATTG ACAGCATAGAGGCCAACGTGGAGAGTGCTGAGGTCCACGTAGACCGAGGGACAGAGCAGCTTCAGAGAGCCGCCTACTTCCAG
- the LOC139555282 gene encoding syntaxin-12-like isoform X5, translating to MSSGKAGRYLTQPRDSNTLIQTCSSNIQKITQNTAQIKSMVNQLGTGQDTSELRDSLQQIQHFTNLLAKETNKHLKDLGSVSPFSAPSEQRQQKIQKDRLMNDFSAALNNFQAIQRQAAQKEKESVARARAGSRLSAEDGASEEQLVSFDNQDDWGQTTTQTTEEAITEEDLVLIKERETNIRQLESDILDVNQIFKDLAVMIHDQGEVIEKLTLQGV from the exons ATGTCTTCTGGTAAAGCAGGCCGCTATCTCACCCAGCCACGAGACTCCAATACCCTCATCCAGACATGCAGCTCCAACATCCAGAAGATCACACAGAACA CTGCCCAGATAAAGAGCATGGTGAATCAGCTGGGGACGGGACAAGACACCAGCGAACTGAGGGACAGTCT GCAGCAGATACAGCACTTTACCAACCTGCTGGCCAAGGAGACCAACAAGCACCTGAAAGACCTGGGCTCCGTCTCACCATTTTCAGCACCGTCAGAGCAG AGGCAACAGAAGATCCAGAAGGACCGACTGATGAATGATTTCTCCGCTGCCCTCAACAACTTCCAGGCCATCCAGCGCCAGGCAGCACAGAAGGAGAAGGAGTCTGTGGCCAGAGCCCGAGCTGGTTCCCGTCTCTCA GCTGAAGATGGTGCCTCTGAGGAACAGCTTGTGTCTTTTGATAA CCAAGATGATTGGGGTCAGACAACCACACAGACGACAGAGGAGGCCATAACAGAAGAGGACTTGGTGCTtatcaaggagagagagactaacATCAGACAGCTAGAA TCGGACATCTTGGATGTGAACCAGATCTTCAAGGACCTGGCAGTGATGATTCATGATCAGGGAGAGGTGATTG AAAAGCTGACCCTCCAGGGTGTTtga
- the LOC139555281 gene encoding tRNA selenocysteine 1-associated protein 1-like isoform X1 — protein sequence MSTLWMGNLEPYMDEKFITRAFGTMGELVVSVRIIRNKMTGRGAAGYCFVELTDEATAERCLRKVNGKALPGATPPRRFKLNRATFGKQGESGPLYSLFVGDLTPEVDDGMLYEFFYNRYPSCRGGKVVLDGTGNSKGCGFVQFPDQRLQKLALEECQGAVGLGSKPLRLSLAANKTRHNQSDSRGWGSHGGGYRHNQNQYNQHNQQPYGSGWGSWGYDQNGGNYGGYNYNQYDYTQNPAQENEAFEDDGLEDPNPELDVVEANRKFMEHSEELYDALIECHWQPLESSEQTFGTTSTLPEPVYC from the exons ATGAGCACACTATGGATGGGAAAC TTGGAGCCCTATATGGACGAGAAGTTCATTACCCGAGCCTTCGGCACCATGGGGGAGTTGGTGGTGAGTGTACGGATTATACGCAACAAGATGACTGG TAGGGGTGCAGCAGGCTACTGCTTCGTGGAGCTGACAGATGAAGCCACAGCTGAGCGGTGTCTTCGTAAAGTCAATGGAAAAGCACTACCAGGAGCCACGCCG CCAAGAAGATTCAAGTTAAACCGGGCCACCTTTGGGAAGCAAGGAGAAAGCGG TCCACTCTATTCTCTGTTTGTTGGGGATCTCACACCTGAAGTGGATGACGGGATGCTCTACGAGTTCTTCTACAACCGCTACCCATCCTGTCGTGGGGGGAAGGTGGTGCTGGATGGCACGGGGAACTCCAA GGGTTGTGGGTTTGTCCAGTTCCCAGACCAGAGGCTTCAGAAGCTGGCGCTGGAGGAGTGTCAGGGAGCGGTGGGGCTCGGGAGCAAGCCATTACGACTGAGCCTAGCTGCTAACAA AACTCGGCATAATCAATCagacagcaggggatgggggtcACACGGAGGAGGCTACAGACACAACCAGAACCAATACAATCAGCACAATCAACAGCCGTATGGTAGTGGATGGGGCTCTTGGGGCTACGACCAGAATGGAGGCAACTATGGCGGCTACAACTACAACCAGTATGATTACACACAGAATCCTGCACAG GAAAATGAAGCTTTTGAAGATGATGGTCTGGAAG ATCCTAACCCAGAGCTGGATGTGGTGGAAGCCAACAGGAAGTTTATGGAACACAGCGAGGAACTGTATGATGCCCTTATCGAGTGCCACTGGCAACCCTTGGAATCCTCGGAACAAACCTTTGGAACCACGAGTACCCTTCCAGAACCTGTCTACTGTTGA
- the LOC139555281 gene encoding tRNA selenocysteine 1-associated protein 1-like isoform X2, which translates to MSTLWMGNLEPYMDEKFITRAFGTMGELVVSVRIIRNKMTGGAAGYCFVELTDEATAERCLRKVNGKALPGATPPRRFKLNRATFGKQGESGPLYSLFVGDLTPEVDDGMLYEFFYNRYPSCRGGKVVLDGTGNSKGCGFVQFPDQRLQKLALEECQGAVGLGSKPLRLSLAANKTRHNQSDSRGWGSHGGGYRHNQNQYNQHNQQPYGSGWGSWGYDQNGGNYGGYNYNQYDYTQNPAQENEAFEDDGLEDPNPELDVVEANRKFMEHSEELYDALIECHWQPLESSEQTFGTTSTLPEPVYC; encoded by the exons ATGAGCACACTATGGATGGGAAAC TTGGAGCCCTATATGGACGAGAAGTTCATTACCCGAGCCTTCGGCACCATGGGGGAGTTGGTGGTGAGTGTACGGATTATACGCAACAAGATGACTGG GGGTGCAGCAGGCTACTGCTTCGTGGAGCTGACAGATGAAGCCACAGCTGAGCGGTGTCTTCGTAAAGTCAATGGAAAAGCACTACCAGGAGCCACGCCG CCAAGAAGATTCAAGTTAAACCGGGCCACCTTTGGGAAGCAAGGAGAAAGCGG TCCACTCTATTCTCTGTTTGTTGGGGATCTCACACCTGAAGTGGATGACGGGATGCTCTACGAGTTCTTCTACAACCGCTACCCATCCTGTCGTGGGGGGAAGGTGGTGCTGGATGGCACGGGGAACTCCAA GGGTTGTGGGTTTGTCCAGTTCCCAGACCAGAGGCTTCAGAAGCTGGCGCTGGAGGAGTGTCAGGGAGCGGTGGGGCTCGGGAGCAAGCCATTACGACTGAGCCTAGCTGCTAACAA AACTCGGCATAATCAATCagacagcaggggatgggggtcACACGGAGGAGGCTACAGACACAACCAGAACCAATACAATCAGCACAATCAACAGCCGTATGGTAGTGGATGGGGCTCTTGGGGCTACGACCAGAATGGAGGCAACTATGGCGGCTACAACTACAACCAGTATGATTACACACAGAATCCTGCACAG GAAAATGAAGCTTTTGAAGATGATGGTCTGGAAG ATCCTAACCCAGAGCTGGATGTGGTGGAAGCCAACAGGAAGTTTATGGAACACAGCGAGGAACTGTATGATGCCCTTATCGAGTGCCACTGGCAACCCTTGGAATCCTCGGAACAAACCTTTGGAACCACGAGTACCCTTCCAGAACCTGTCTACTGTTGA
- the LOC139555282 gene encoding syntaxin-12-like isoform X4, whose translation MSSGKAGRYLTQPRDSNTLIQTCSSNIQKITQNTAQIKSMVNQLGTGQDTSELRDSLQQIQHFTNLLAKETNKHLKDLGSVSPFSAPSEQRQQKIQKDRLMNDFSAALNNFQAIQRQAAQKEKESVARARAGSRLSAEDGASEEQLVSFDNQDDWGQTTTQTTEEAITEEDLVLIKERETNIRQLESDILDVNQIFKDLAVMIHDQGEVIDSIEANVESAEVHVDRGTEQLQRAAYFQILRPLLASDGCRF comes from the exons ATGTCTTCTGGTAAAGCAGGCCGCTATCTCACCCAGCCACGAGACTCCAATACCCTCATCCAGACATGCAGCTCCAACATCCAGAAGATCACACAGAACA CTGCCCAGATAAAGAGCATGGTGAATCAGCTGGGGACGGGACAAGACACCAGCGAACTGAGGGACAGTCT GCAGCAGATACAGCACTTTACCAACCTGCTGGCCAAGGAGACCAACAAGCACCTGAAAGACCTGGGCTCCGTCTCACCATTTTCAGCACCGTCAGAGCAG AGGCAACAGAAGATCCAGAAGGACCGACTGATGAATGATTTCTCCGCTGCCCTCAACAACTTCCAGGCCATCCAGCGCCAGGCAGCACAGAAGGAGAAGGAGTCTGTGGCCAGAGCCCGAGCTGGTTCCCGTCTCTCA GCTGAAGATGGTGCCTCTGAGGAACAGCTTGTGTCTTTTGATAA CCAAGATGATTGGGGTCAGACAACCACACAGACGACAGAGGAGGCCATAACAGAAGAGGACTTGGTGCTtatcaaggagagagagactaacATCAGACAGCTAGAA TCGGACATCTTGGATGTGAACCAGATCTTCAAGGACCTGGCAGTGATGATTCATGATCAGGGAGAGGTGATTG ACAGCATAGAGGCCAACGTGGAGAGTGCTGAGGTCCACGTAGACCGAGGGACAGAGCAGCTTCAGAGAGCCGCCTACTTCCAG ATCCTGCGTCCCCTGCTAGCTAGCGATGGCTGCCGATTTTAA